One genomic segment of Cydia splendana chromosome 5, ilCydSple1.2, whole genome shotgun sequence includes these proteins:
- the LOC134790855 gene encoding tetratricopeptide repeat protein 14 homolog isoform X2: MDGKLDASLVTQSINYHGQQLQKTWEAERGEDDLSKIGIGALDFAVYQSRHKHLTFQDRGKRLKLHQFIAKEANALFDTSVQEETPSSSSLGTDATAPEDNLYALMPPFETFLNVDKSARLRHFFENVKTGELVIGAVINRTASGMMLKVLCTAGPTSRYVADINVKAFLPVGNIIPAVDKKNVSRNYLMNDTVCCEVIEVIPDTDKMVCGMKGVTRGPDDPPPKPPLGLLSTDDFPLVYKKTVDMKGESYEAILEKSPGFNNPNCIQYLSELLGISNMHCTNFVSLRGGFSPAEYADELRQAQASKWAFRSVAEGIEHFKAGRHSEAFQCLNKALSIDPRNVEGLVARGALYANSGTFKKAIEDFETSLKLNPNHANARKYLGETLVALGRSYEDENKITEAQKAYEDCLAIIPFHEEAQNSLDFLKSKTSTTKPLIEPAELLLPGLTGAKSFEMKETIKQLLNLTEKKEKKKKKKRGKGKKKRSSSSSSSSSDSSSSSSSSESSSSSSDTSDSEGPNRKKKRRAQSNNKRQRSLSPLSKRMAMLGETDATRTHNSQFNHPYGYQPPPPPVEEANAPARSQADIDYELKVRKFLEMTKEDSDYEDKVRNFLEETAQYKRNRKMQELGQQQQPSGDHEKKKKKKKDKKKKKESKRKRKEQEREEKRKSKLARSAANNDYNLRDLDNIGDKKLRDAIRKELKGKSKRDLSSDGEYDRKHSDKRILDEMHGLEELESKLSAYHVMVENASKRERGSVSPLDQAPPPPLEKPKWKMSMSAVKDPVQKKEKSSSKGYKEHYAFEDSSDDSQDPPKPPTSGDKNVSVRRAMAMKEPPPLPSSNNKNREPDPPGTEQHPPVRKGNIVLDKFGSFRLAQEGETPVSVGGQRPEQFVTRIKPPTPGAGRRPRSPPSPRRRSSTSDDGRDQKRSRSRSRPRKYRSRSGSRSRSASSGSGSAGSRRRRSGSPRSRSRSDASRSYYSRSRSRSRSGSRDGRFRRFNRRGNWRGRGGFERGTYYRPRFHTFNGAGRGRGRGGNDFRRDDQRRFQQDWRDNRSRGGRPFRPRRGQGGRGRPFRGGFRDFRDRRGGRYSRSRSPDRTRRSRSYSPERRDKDRDSYSRYSERDSHRSEGEYEEERYVDRKEYDGKWADGNEPERNHTEEKPAEPAPKE; the protein is encoded by the exons ATGGACGGGAAACTGGATGCGTCTCTCGTGACGCAATCCATAAATTACCATGGACAGCAACTCCAGAAAACGTGGGAGGCAGAACGAGGAGAGGATGATTTGTCTAAAATCGGCATTGGAGCCCTGGACTTTGCGGTGTACCAGTCCAGGCATAAACACCTAACCTTCCAAGACCGTGGAAAACGATTGAAACTTCATCAGTTTATTGCAAAAGAGGCAAATGCATTGTTTGATACATCAGTTCAGGAGGAAACGCCTTCCTCATCCAGCCTTGGGACTGACGCTACCGCACCGGAAGACA ATCTATATGCATTGATGCCACCATTTGAAACTTTTTTGAACGTAGATAAATCTGCAAGACTAAGGCATTTTTTTGaa AATGTGAAGACAGGAGAATTGGTGATAGGAGCTGTGATCAACAGGACAGCCTCCGGGATGATGCTGAAGGTGCTTTGCACCGCCGGACCTACATCCCGATATGTGGCTGATATCAATGTGAAG GCATTTTTACCTGTGGGAAATATCATACCAGCTGTGGACAAGAAAAATGTTTCAAGAAACTACCTGATGAATGACACTGTCTGCTGCGAAGTCATTGAAGTGATCCCAGACACTGACAAAATGGTCTGCGGGATGAAGGGAGTCACCCGGGGCCCCGACGACCCCCCGCCTAAGCCCCCTCTGGGACTCCTCAGCACAGACGACTTCCCATTGGTCTACAA GAAAACTGTGGACATGAAGGGAGAAAGTTACGAAGCTATTTTGGAGAAGAGCCCAGGGTTCAATAACCCCAACTGCATCCAATATCTGTCTGAACTTCTTGGAATCTCCAACATGCACTGCACCAACTTTGTGTCATTAAG GGGAGGATTTTCGCCAGCGGAATATGCGGATGAACTTCGTCAGGCCCAAGCCAGCAAGTGGGCATTCCGTTCAGTAGCCGAAGGTATCGAACATTTCAAGGCAGGACGTCACTCGGAAGCTTTCCAATGTCTCAACAAAGCCCTAAGCATTGACCCAAGAAATGTAGAAGGATTAGTCGCGAGAGGCGCTCTATACGCCAACAGTGGAACTTTCAAGAAAGCAATAGAAGATTTTGAGACATCTTTGAAATTGAATCCAAATCACGCGAACGCTAGGAAGTATTTGGGAGAGACACTGGTTGCGCTCGGTCGCAGCTATGAGGATGAGAATAAAATCACGGAAGCTCAAAAGGCATACGAGGATTGTTTAGCCATCATACCGTTTCATGAAGAAGCTCAGAACTCTTTGGATTTCCTTAAGAGCAAGACATCTACGACTAAGCCGCTGATTGAACCGGCAGAGTTGTTATTGCCCGGTTTGACTGGAGCGAAATCGTTTGAGATGAAGGAAACTATTAAGCAGCTTCTGAATCTGACTGAGAAGAAGgaaaagaaaaagaagaagaagcgAGGCAAGGGTAAGAAGAAGCGGTCAAGCAGCTCGTCGTCGTCGTCCAGCGACTCATCCAGTTCCAGCTCGTCTTCAGAATCTTCCTCTTCATCCTCGGACACTAGTG ATTCTGAAGGTCCCAACCGCAAGAAGAAGCGCCGTGCGCAGTCCAACAACAAGCGTCAACGTTCCCTCTCACCGCTGAGCAAGCGCATGGCCATGCTCGGCGAGACGGACGCCACGCGCACTCACAACTCGCAGTTCAACCATCCGTACGGCTACCAGCCGCCACCGCCACCCGTGGAAGAGGCTAACGCACCGGCCAGGTCGCAGGCGGATATAGATTATGAGTTAAAG GTGCGGAAGTTCCTCGAGATGACGAAAGAGGACTCTGACTACGAGGACAAAGTCCGCAACTTCTTAGAAGAGACGGCTCAGTACAAACGCAATAGGAAAATGCAGGAGCTTGGTCAGCAGCAGCAACCGAGCGGCGACcacgagaagaagaagaaaaagaagaaagaCAA AAAAAAGAAGAAAGAATCAAAACGTAAACGCAAGGAGCAAGAGCGAGAGGAAAAGCGGAAATCGAAGCTTGCTCGATCTGCCGCCAACAACGATTACAACTTGCGAGATTTGGACAACATCGGCGACAAAAAACTTAGGGACGCTATTAG AAAAGAATTGAAAGGGAAATCGAAGAGGGACCTCAGTTCAGATGGCGAATATGATAGAAAACACAGTGATAAAAG GATACTCGACGAGATGCACGGCCTAGAAGAGCTGGAGTCGAAACTGAGCGCGTACCACGTGATGGTGGAAAACGCGAGCAAGCGCGAGCGGGGCTCTGTGAGCCCGCTCGACCAGGCGCCACCCCCACCGCTGGAGAAGCCCAAGTGGAAAATGTCCATGAGCGCCGTTAAAGACCC AGTTCAGAAGAAAGAAAAGTCATCCAGCAAGGGATATAAGGAGCATTATGCATTTGAAGACAGTTCCGATGATTCACAAGACCCGCCTAAG CCCCCGACGAGTGGCGACAAGAACGTGTCCGTGCGTCGCGCTATGGCTATGAAGGAGCCGCCGCCACTGCCGTCCTCGAATAACAAGAACCGTGAGCCCGACCCGCCTGGCACCGAGCAGCATCCTCCA GTCCGCAAAGGCAACATAGTCCTGGACAAGTTCGGGTCGTTCCGGCTGGCGCAGGAGGGCGAGACGCCGGTGTCGGTGGGCGGGCAGCGGCCGGAGCAGTTCGTGACGCGCATCAAGCCGCCCACGCCGGGCGCCGGCCGCCGGCCGCGCAGCCCGCCGTCGCCGCGGCGCCGCTCCTCCACCTCCGACGACGGCAGGGACCAGAAAAGGTCGCGCAGCAG GTCGCGGCCGCGCAAGTACCGGTCCCGCTCGGGCTCGCGGTCCCGCTCGGCGTCGTCGGGCAGCGGCTCGGCGGGCTCGCGGCGCCGGCGCTCCGGCTCGCCGCGCTCGCGCTCGCGCTCCGACGCCTCGCGCTCCTACTACTCGCGCAGCCGGTCCCGCAGCCGCTCCGGATCGAGGGATGGAAG ATTCCGTCGCTTCAACCGTCGCGGCAACTGGCGCGGCCGCGGCGGCTTCGAGCGCGGCACGTACTACCGGCCGCGCTTCCACACCTTCAACGGCGCGGGACGCGGACGCGGCCGCGGCGGCAACGACTTCCGCCGCGACGACCAGCGCCGCTTCCAGCAAGACTGGCGCGACAACCGCAGTCGGGGAGGCAGGCCCTTCAGGCCTCGTCGTGGGCAAGGAGGACGGGGGAGACCTTTCAG GGGCGGGTTCCGAGACTTCCGCGACCGCCGCGGCGGACGGTACTCGCGTTCGCGCAGCCCCGACAGGACGCGCCGCTCGCGCTCCTACAGTCCCGAACGGCGCGACAAGGATAGAGACAG CTACTCTCGCTACTCTGAACGCGACAGCCACCGCAGCGAGGGCGAGTACGAGGAAGAAAGATACGTGGACCGTAAGGAGTACGACGGCAAATGGGCCGACGGGAACGAACCCGAAAGGAACCACACCGAAGAAAAGCCCGCTGAACCGGCCCCCAAAGAGTAA
- the LOC134790855 gene encoding tetratricopeptide repeat protein 14 homolog isoform X4, which translates to MDGKLDASLVTQSINYHGQQLQKTWEAERGEDDLSKIGIGALDFAVYQSRHKHLTFQDRGKRLKLHQFIAKEANALFDTSVQEETPSSSSLGTDATAPEDNLYALMPPFETFLNVDKSARLRHFFENVKTGELVIGAVINRTASGMMLKVLCTAGPTSRYVADINVKAFLPVGNIIPAVDKKNVSRNYLMNDTVCCEVIEVIPDTDKMVCGMKGVTRGPDDPPPKPPLGLLSTDDFPLVYKKTVDMKGESYEAILEKSPGFNNPNCIQYLSELLGISNMHCTNFVSLRGGFSPAEYADELRQAQASKWAFRSVAEGIEHFKAGRHSEAFQCLNKALSIDPRNVEGLVARGALYANSGTFKKAIEDFETSLKLNPNHANARKYLGETLVALGRSYEDENKITEAQKAYEDCLAIIPFHEEAQNSLDFLKSKTSTTKPLIEPAELLLPGLTGAKSFEMKETIKQLLNLTEKKEKKKKKKRGKGKKKRSSSSSSSSSDSSSSSSSSESSSSSSDTSDSEGPNRKKKRRAQSNNKRQRSLSPLSKRMAMLGETDATRTHNSQFNHPYGYQPPPPPVEEANAPARSQADIDYELKVRKFLEMTKEDSDYEDKVRNFLEETAQYKRNRKMQELGQQQQPSGDHEKKKKKKKDKKKKKESKRKRKEQEREEKRKSKLARSAANNDYNLRDLDNIGDKKLRDAIRKELKGKSKRDLSSDGEYDRKHSDKRILDEMHGLEELESKLSAYHVMVENASKRERGSVSPLDQAPPPPLEKPKWKMSMSAVKDPRVQKKEKSSSKGYKEHYAFEDSSDDSQDPPKPPTSGDKNVSVRRAMAMKEPPPLPSSNNKNREPDPPGTEQHPPVRKGNIVLDKFGSFRLAQEGETPVSVGGQRPEQFVTRIKPPTPGAGRRPRSPPSPRRRSSTSDDGRDQKRSRSRSRPRKYRSRSGSRSRSASSGSGSAGSRRRRSGSPRSRSRSDASRSYYSRSRSRSRSGSRDGRFRRFNRRGNWRGRGGFERGTYYRPRFHTFNGAGRGRGRGGNDFRRDDQRRFQQDWRDNRSRGGRPFRPRRGQGGRGRPFRGGFRDFRDRRGGRYSRSRSPDRTRRSRSYSPERRDKDRDSHRSEGEYEEERYVDRKEYDGKWADGNEPERNHTEEKPAEPAPKE; encoded by the exons ATGGACGGGAAACTGGATGCGTCTCTCGTGACGCAATCCATAAATTACCATGGACAGCAACTCCAGAAAACGTGGGAGGCAGAACGAGGAGAGGATGATTTGTCTAAAATCGGCATTGGAGCCCTGGACTTTGCGGTGTACCAGTCCAGGCATAAACACCTAACCTTCCAAGACCGTGGAAAACGATTGAAACTTCATCAGTTTATTGCAAAAGAGGCAAATGCATTGTTTGATACATCAGTTCAGGAGGAAACGCCTTCCTCATCCAGCCTTGGGACTGACGCTACCGCACCGGAAGACA ATCTATATGCATTGATGCCACCATTTGAAACTTTTTTGAACGTAGATAAATCTGCAAGACTAAGGCATTTTTTTGaa AATGTGAAGACAGGAGAATTGGTGATAGGAGCTGTGATCAACAGGACAGCCTCCGGGATGATGCTGAAGGTGCTTTGCACCGCCGGACCTACATCCCGATATGTGGCTGATATCAATGTGAAG GCATTTTTACCTGTGGGAAATATCATACCAGCTGTGGACAAGAAAAATGTTTCAAGAAACTACCTGATGAATGACACTGTCTGCTGCGAAGTCATTGAAGTGATCCCAGACACTGACAAAATGGTCTGCGGGATGAAGGGAGTCACCCGGGGCCCCGACGACCCCCCGCCTAAGCCCCCTCTGGGACTCCTCAGCACAGACGACTTCCCATTGGTCTACAA GAAAACTGTGGACATGAAGGGAGAAAGTTACGAAGCTATTTTGGAGAAGAGCCCAGGGTTCAATAACCCCAACTGCATCCAATATCTGTCTGAACTTCTTGGAATCTCCAACATGCACTGCACCAACTTTGTGTCATTAAG GGGAGGATTTTCGCCAGCGGAATATGCGGATGAACTTCGTCAGGCCCAAGCCAGCAAGTGGGCATTCCGTTCAGTAGCCGAAGGTATCGAACATTTCAAGGCAGGACGTCACTCGGAAGCTTTCCAATGTCTCAACAAAGCCCTAAGCATTGACCCAAGAAATGTAGAAGGATTAGTCGCGAGAGGCGCTCTATACGCCAACAGTGGAACTTTCAAGAAAGCAATAGAAGATTTTGAGACATCTTTGAAATTGAATCCAAATCACGCGAACGCTAGGAAGTATTTGGGAGAGACACTGGTTGCGCTCGGTCGCAGCTATGAGGATGAGAATAAAATCACGGAAGCTCAAAAGGCATACGAGGATTGTTTAGCCATCATACCGTTTCATGAAGAAGCTCAGAACTCTTTGGATTTCCTTAAGAGCAAGACATCTACGACTAAGCCGCTGATTGAACCGGCAGAGTTGTTATTGCCCGGTTTGACTGGAGCGAAATCGTTTGAGATGAAGGAAACTATTAAGCAGCTTCTGAATCTGACTGAGAAGAAGgaaaagaaaaagaagaagaagcgAGGCAAGGGTAAGAAGAAGCGGTCAAGCAGCTCGTCGTCGTCGTCCAGCGACTCATCCAGTTCCAGCTCGTCTTCAGAATCTTCCTCTTCATCCTCGGACACTAGTG ATTCTGAAGGTCCCAACCGCAAGAAGAAGCGCCGTGCGCAGTCCAACAACAAGCGTCAACGTTCCCTCTCACCGCTGAGCAAGCGCATGGCCATGCTCGGCGAGACGGACGCCACGCGCACTCACAACTCGCAGTTCAACCATCCGTACGGCTACCAGCCGCCACCGCCACCCGTGGAAGAGGCTAACGCACCGGCCAGGTCGCAGGCGGATATAGATTATGAGTTAAAG GTGCGGAAGTTCCTCGAGATGACGAAAGAGGACTCTGACTACGAGGACAAAGTCCGCAACTTCTTAGAAGAGACGGCTCAGTACAAACGCAATAGGAAAATGCAGGAGCTTGGTCAGCAGCAGCAACCGAGCGGCGACcacgagaagaagaagaaaaagaagaaagaCAA AAAAAAGAAGAAAGAATCAAAACGTAAACGCAAGGAGCAAGAGCGAGAGGAAAAGCGGAAATCGAAGCTTGCTCGATCTGCCGCCAACAACGATTACAACTTGCGAGATTTGGACAACATCGGCGACAAAAAACTTAGGGACGCTATTAG AAAAGAATTGAAAGGGAAATCGAAGAGGGACCTCAGTTCAGATGGCGAATATGATAGAAAACACAGTGATAAAAG GATACTCGACGAGATGCACGGCCTAGAAGAGCTGGAGTCGAAACTGAGCGCGTACCACGTGATGGTGGAAAACGCGAGCAAGCGCGAGCGGGGCTCTGTGAGCCCGCTCGACCAGGCGCCACCCCCACCGCTGGAGAAGCCCAAGTGGAAAATGTCCATGAGCGCCGTTAAAGACCC TAGAGTTCAGAAGAAAGAAAAGTCATCCAGCAAGGGATATAAGGAGCATTATGCATTTGAAGACAGTTCCGATGATTCACAAGACCCGCCTAAG CCCCCGACGAGTGGCGACAAGAACGTGTCCGTGCGTCGCGCTATGGCTATGAAGGAGCCGCCGCCACTGCCGTCCTCGAATAACAAGAACCGTGAGCCCGACCCGCCTGGCACCGAGCAGCATCCTCCA GTCCGCAAAGGCAACATAGTCCTGGACAAGTTCGGGTCGTTCCGGCTGGCGCAGGAGGGCGAGACGCCGGTGTCGGTGGGCGGGCAGCGGCCGGAGCAGTTCGTGACGCGCATCAAGCCGCCCACGCCGGGCGCCGGCCGCCGGCCGCGCAGCCCGCCGTCGCCGCGGCGCCGCTCCTCCACCTCCGACGACGGCAGGGACCAGAAAAGGTCGCGCAGCAG GTCGCGGCCGCGCAAGTACCGGTCCCGCTCGGGCTCGCGGTCCCGCTCGGCGTCGTCGGGCAGCGGCTCGGCGGGCTCGCGGCGCCGGCGCTCCGGCTCGCCGCGCTCGCGCTCGCGCTCCGACGCCTCGCGCTCCTACTACTCGCGCAGCCGGTCCCGCAGCCGCTCCGGATCGAGGGATGGAAG ATTCCGTCGCTTCAACCGTCGCGGCAACTGGCGCGGCCGCGGCGGCTTCGAGCGCGGCACGTACTACCGGCCGCGCTTCCACACCTTCAACGGCGCGGGACGCGGACGCGGCCGCGGCGGCAACGACTTCCGCCGCGACGACCAGCGCCGCTTCCAGCAAGACTGGCGCGACAACCGCAGTCGGGGAGGCAGGCCCTTCAGGCCTCGTCGTGGGCAAGGAGGACGGGGGAGACCTTTCAG GGGCGGGTTCCGAGACTTCCGCGACCGCCGCGGCGGACGGTACTCGCGTTCGCGCAGCCCCGACAGGACGCGCCGCTCGCGCTCCTACAGTCCCGAACGGCGCGACAAGGATAGAGACAG CCACCGCAGCGAGGGCGAGTACGAGGAAGAAAGATACGTGGACCGTAAGGAGTACGACGGCAAATGGGCCGACGGGAACGAACCCGAAAGGAACCACACCGAAGAAAAGCCCGCTGAACCGGCCCCCAAAGAGTAA
- the LOC134790855 gene encoding tetratricopeptide repeat protein 14 homolog isoform X1 — MDGKLDASLVTQSINYHGQQLQKTWEAERGEDDLSKIGIGALDFAVYQSRHKHLTFQDRGKRLKLHQFIAKEANALFDTSVQEETPSSSSLGTDATAPEDNLYALMPPFETFLNVDKSARLRHFFENVKTGELVIGAVINRTASGMMLKVLCTAGPTSRYVADINVKAFLPVGNIIPAVDKKNVSRNYLMNDTVCCEVIEVIPDTDKMVCGMKGVTRGPDDPPPKPPLGLLSTDDFPLVYKKTVDMKGESYEAILEKSPGFNNPNCIQYLSELLGISNMHCTNFVSLRGGFSPAEYADELRQAQASKWAFRSVAEGIEHFKAGRHSEAFQCLNKALSIDPRNVEGLVARGALYANSGTFKKAIEDFETSLKLNPNHANARKYLGETLVALGRSYEDENKITEAQKAYEDCLAIIPFHEEAQNSLDFLKSKTSTTKPLIEPAELLLPGLTGAKSFEMKETIKQLLNLTEKKEKKKKKKRGKGKKKRSSSSSSSSSDSSSSSSSSESSSSSSDTSDSEGPNRKKKRRAQSNNKRQRSLSPLSKRMAMLGETDATRTHNSQFNHPYGYQPPPPPVEEANAPARSQADIDYELKVRKFLEMTKEDSDYEDKVRNFLEETAQYKRNRKMQELGQQQQPSGDHEKKKKKKKDKKKKKESKRKRKEQEREEKRKSKLARSAANNDYNLRDLDNIGDKKLRDAIRKELKGKSKRDLSSDGEYDRKHSDKRILDEMHGLEELESKLSAYHVMVENASKRERGSVSPLDQAPPPPLEKPKWKMSMSAVKDPRVQKKEKSSSKGYKEHYAFEDSSDDSQDPPKPPTSGDKNVSVRRAMAMKEPPPLPSSNNKNREPDPPGTEQHPPVRKGNIVLDKFGSFRLAQEGETPVSVGGQRPEQFVTRIKPPTPGAGRRPRSPPSPRRRSSTSDDGRDQKRSRSRSRPRKYRSRSGSRSRSASSGSGSAGSRRRRSGSPRSRSRSDASRSYYSRSRSRSRSGSRDGRFRRFNRRGNWRGRGGFERGTYYRPRFHTFNGAGRGRGRGGNDFRRDDQRRFQQDWRDNRSRGGRPFRPRRGQGGRGRPFRGGFRDFRDRRGGRYSRSRSPDRTRRSRSYSPERRDKDRDSYSRYSERDSHRSEGEYEEERYVDRKEYDGKWADGNEPERNHTEEKPAEPAPKE; from the exons ATGGACGGGAAACTGGATGCGTCTCTCGTGACGCAATCCATAAATTACCATGGACAGCAACTCCAGAAAACGTGGGAGGCAGAACGAGGAGAGGATGATTTGTCTAAAATCGGCATTGGAGCCCTGGACTTTGCGGTGTACCAGTCCAGGCATAAACACCTAACCTTCCAAGACCGTGGAAAACGATTGAAACTTCATCAGTTTATTGCAAAAGAGGCAAATGCATTGTTTGATACATCAGTTCAGGAGGAAACGCCTTCCTCATCCAGCCTTGGGACTGACGCTACCGCACCGGAAGACA ATCTATATGCATTGATGCCACCATTTGAAACTTTTTTGAACGTAGATAAATCTGCAAGACTAAGGCATTTTTTTGaa AATGTGAAGACAGGAGAATTGGTGATAGGAGCTGTGATCAACAGGACAGCCTCCGGGATGATGCTGAAGGTGCTTTGCACCGCCGGACCTACATCCCGATATGTGGCTGATATCAATGTGAAG GCATTTTTACCTGTGGGAAATATCATACCAGCTGTGGACAAGAAAAATGTTTCAAGAAACTACCTGATGAATGACACTGTCTGCTGCGAAGTCATTGAAGTGATCCCAGACACTGACAAAATGGTCTGCGGGATGAAGGGAGTCACCCGGGGCCCCGACGACCCCCCGCCTAAGCCCCCTCTGGGACTCCTCAGCACAGACGACTTCCCATTGGTCTACAA GAAAACTGTGGACATGAAGGGAGAAAGTTACGAAGCTATTTTGGAGAAGAGCCCAGGGTTCAATAACCCCAACTGCATCCAATATCTGTCTGAACTTCTTGGAATCTCCAACATGCACTGCACCAACTTTGTGTCATTAAG GGGAGGATTTTCGCCAGCGGAATATGCGGATGAACTTCGTCAGGCCCAAGCCAGCAAGTGGGCATTCCGTTCAGTAGCCGAAGGTATCGAACATTTCAAGGCAGGACGTCACTCGGAAGCTTTCCAATGTCTCAACAAAGCCCTAAGCATTGACCCAAGAAATGTAGAAGGATTAGTCGCGAGAGGCGCTCTATACGCCAACAGTGGAACTTTCAAGAAAGCAATAGAAGATTTTGAGACATCTTTGAAATTGAATCCAAATCACGCGAACGCTAGGAAGTATTTGGGAGAGACACTGGTTGCGCTCGGTCGCAGCTATGAGGATGAGAATAAAATCACGGAAGCTCAAAAGGCATACGAGGATTGTTTAGCCATCATACCGTTTCATGAAGAAGCTCAGAACTCTTTGGATTTCCTTAAGAGCAAGACATCTACGACTAAGCCGCTGATTGAACCGGCAGAGTTGTTATTGCCCGGTTTGACTGGAGCGAAATCGTTTGAGATGAAGGAAACTATTAAGCAGCTTCTGAATCTGACTGAGAAGAAGgaaaagaaaaagaagaagaagcgAGGCAAGGGTAAGAAGAAGCGGTCAAGCAGCTCGTCGTCGTCGTCCAGCGACTCATCCAGTTCCAGCTCGTCTTCAGAATCTTCCTCTTCATCCTCGGACACTAGTG ATTCTGAAGGTCCCAACCGCAAGAAGAAGCGCCGTGCGCAGTCCAACAACAAGCGTCAACGTTCCCTCTCACCGCTGAGCAAGCGCATGGCCATGCTCGGCGAGACGGACGCCACGCGCACTCACAACTCGCAGTTCAACCATCCGTACGGCTACCAGCCGCCACCGCCACCCGTGGAAGAGGCTAACGCACCGGCCAGGTCGCAGGCGGATATAGATTATGAGTTAAAG GTGCGGAAGTTCCTCGAGATGACGAAAGAGGACTCTGACTACGAGGACAAAGTCCGCAACTTCTTAGAAGAGACGGCTCAGTACAAACGCAATAGGAAAATGCAGGAGCTTGGTCAGCAGCAGCAACCGAGCGGCGACcacgagaagaagaagaaaaagaagaaagaCAA AAAAAAGAAGAAAGAATCAAAACGTAAACGCAAGGAGCAAGAGCGAGAGGAAAAGCGGAAATCGAAGCTTGCTCGATCTGCCGCCAACAACGATTACAACTTGCGAGATTTGGACAACATCGGCGACAAAAAACTTAGGGACGCTATTAG AAAAGAATTGAAAGGGAAATCGAAGAGGGACCTCAGTTCAGATGGCGAATATGATAGAAAACACAGTGATAAAAG GATACTCGACGAGATGCACGGCCTAGAAGAGCTGGAGTCGAAACTGAGCGCGTACCACGTGATGGTGGAAAACGCGAGCAAGCGCGAGCGGGGCTCTGTGAGCCCGCTCGACCAGGCGCCACCCCCACCGCTGGAGAAGCCCAAGTGGAAAATGTCCATGAGCGCCGTTAAAGACCC TAGAGTTCAGAAGAAAGAAAAGTCATCCAGCAAGGGATATAAGGAGCATTATGCATTTGAAGACAGTTCCGATGATTCACAAGACCCGCCTAAG CCCCCGACGAGTGGCGACAAGAACGTGTCCGTGCGTCGCGCTATGGCTATGAAGGAGCCGCCGCCACTGCCGTCCTCGAATAACAAGAACCGTGAGCCCGACCCGCCTGGCACCGAGCAGCATCCTCCA GTCCGCAAAGGCAACATAGTCCTGGACAAGTTCGGGTCGTTCCGGCTGGCGCAGGAGGGCGAGACGCCGGTGTCGGTGGGCGGGCAGCGGCCGGAGCAGTTCGTGACGCGCATCAAGCCGCCCACGCCGGGCGCCGGCCGCCGGCCGCGCAGCCCGCCGTCGCCGCGGCGCCGCTCCTCCACCTCCGACGACGGCAGGGACCAGAAAAGGTCGCGCAGCAG GTCGCGGCCGCGCAAGTACCGGTCCCGCTCGGGCTCGCGGTCCCGCTCGGCGTCGTCGGGCAGCGGCTCGGCGGGCTCGCGGCGCCGGCGCTCCGGCTCGCCGCGCTCGCGCTCGCGCTCCGACGCCTCGCGCTCCTACTACTCGCGCAGCCGGTCCCGCAGCCGCTCCGGATCGAGGGATGGAAG ATTCCGTCGCTTCAACCGTCGCGGCAACTGGCGCGGCCGCGGCGGCTTCGAGCGCGGCACGTACTACCGGCCGCGCTTCCACACCTTCAACGGCGCGGGACGCGGACGCGGCCGCGGCGGCAACGACTTCCGCCGCGACGACCAGCGCCGCTTCCAGCAAGACTGGCGCGACAACCGCAGTCGGGGAGGCAGGCCCTTCAGGCCTCGTCGTGGGCAAGGAGGACGGGGGAGACCTTTCAG GGGCGGGTTCCGAGACTTCCGCGACCGCCGCGGCGGACGGTACTCGCGTTCGCGCAGCCCCGACAGGACGCGCCGCTCGCGCTCCTACAGTCCCGAACGGCGCGACAAGGATAGAGACAG CTACTCTCGCTACTCTGAACGCGACAGCCACCGCAGCGAGGGCGAGTACGAGGAAGAAAGATACGTGGACCGTAAGGAGTACGACGGCAAATGGGCCGACGGGAACGAACCCGAAAGGAACCACACCGAAGAAAAGCCCGCTGAACCGGCCCCCAAAGAGTAA